Genomic segment of Flammeovirga agarivorans:
ATTTTATTAAAATTATAATTAATCATTTCTAATTTTGATATTTGTACTTACTAGACAATACCACACAACGTAAATGCTAAACTACGACCAGCGGGTGTGTCACCCGATGGATGGAGATTAGCTAATGTTACCTACTTTTTATGCTATTTGAGTTGTATCCATATTTTTGATTTCTTGTAACCTTTTCAACTCTTCTTCAGTTACAACATACGTTTTTGACCATTTGTCATGCCAACCCCTACTCGGGTTATCAATACAACTTAATGCGTCAAAAGGATTTATTATTCTTACGATACTTCGCAACAATAACTGTTTCCTCGATGGTTTATTTAAATACTCATCTATTACATAGCTTGAAGTTAAATATTTACCAGGAGTTCGTTGAAAATAGAATTCAAAAATAAAACAATAGGTGGGGAAACCACTTCCAAAAACCATAACACTAAATAAAATACTAAACAAAAAACCCTTTATTAAATTATCTTTACTTACTTCATCTAACATTGTTATTTCAGGATTGAAGTAAAGAAATGGTTCCAAAAATAAGAATCTAGTAATTAAGGAGTATAAAATAAAATCTGCTAAAAAATGTGCGAATCGAGGACCAGGTTTTATAGAGTTAACTGTTATGGGAAATTCGTATAATTCTTCAACTTGCACTCTATTTCCATATTCATCTCTTTGCGTTCTTGTAAGAAGTTTTTCTTCTGTATAGTCTGTAATTTTTTTCATTTGCTTTAGTTATAGGTACTAGTAATTGTAGGTAACGTAAATGCTAAACTACGACCAGCGGGTGCGTCACCCGATGGATGGAGATTAGCTATTGTTGTATGCCGTTTTATTTTTCAAATTCATATTCAGATACTTTATACCAAGTCGATATATTGCCTTTAAATTCGGTATAGTTTTCTGAAATTTCTTCTTTTTGTCCAAACCCCAACTC
This window contains:
- a CDS encoding RDD family protein, whose protein sequence is MKKITDYTEEKLLTRTQRDEYGNRVQVEELYEFPITVNSIKPGPRFAHFLADFILYSLITRFLFLEPFLYFNPEITMLDEVSKDNLIKGFLFSILFSVMVFGSGFPTYCFIFEFYFQRTPGKYLTSSYVIDEYLNKPSRKQLLLRSIVRIINPFDALSCIDNPSRGWHDKWSKTYVVTEEELKRLQEIKNMDTTQIA